One window from the genome of Chthoniobacterales bacterium encodes:
- the rph gene encoding ribonuclease PH: MERPDGRMPNEIRPISFELGIAPNASGSVLVAMGNTRVICGVMIEESVPRWMKEQNVTGGWLTAEYSMLPYSTNTRKPRDIAKGRLDGRSTEIQRLIGRSLRAVVDLEKLGPRTMWVDCDVLQADGGTRTAAITGASLAVAIACRKLTEEKKLAASPIRKLVAAVSAGVFNGLTVLDLNYEEDKAVTVDFNLVATEDGEFVEMQGSGEEATFSNQELEEMLGLGRKGIGELIAAQRAVLASLMVSQAD, translated from the coding sequence ATGGAACGTCCTGATGGCCGCATGCCAAATGAGATCCGCCCGATCTCTTTCGAACTCGGCATCGCGCCCAATGCGAGCGGCTCCGTGCTCGTGGCCATGGGCAACACCCGGGTCATCTGCGGCGTCATGATCGAGGAGTCGGTGCCGCGCTGGATGAAGGAACAAAATGTGACCGGCGGCTGGCTGACGGCGGAGTATTCAATGTTGCCCTACTCGACAAACACGAGGAAACCGCGGGACATCGCCAAGGGCCGGCTCGACGGCCGGAGCACGGAGATCCAGCGGCTCATTGGCCGTTCCTTGCGCGCGGTGGTTGATCTGGAAAAACTGGGGCCGCGGACGATGTGGGTCGATTGCGACGTGTTGCAGGCGGATGGCGGAACGCGCACGGCCGCCATCACCGGCGCGAGCCTCGCCGTGGCGATCGCGTGCCGGAAGCTGACCGAGGAAAAGAAGCTCGCGGCGTCACCCATTCGCAAGCTCGTCGCGGCGGTCAGCGCGGGCGTTTTCAACGGCCTGACCGTGCTCGATCTAAATTACGAAGAGGACAAGGCGGTAACCGTCGATTTCAACCTGGTGGCGACCGAAGATGGAGAGTTCGTCGAAATGCAGGGTTCGGGCGAGGAAGCGACCTTTTCCAACCAGGAGCTTGAGGAAATGCTGGGGCTGGGAAGAAAAGGGATCGGAGAATTGATTGCGGCCCAGCGCGCAGTGCTGGCATCATTGATGGTTTCGCAGGCGGATTGA